In Ovis canadensis isolate MfBH-ARS-UI-01 breed Bighorn chromosome 11, ARS-UI_OviCan_v2, whole genome shotgun sequence, one genomic interval encodes:
- the LOC138414735 gene encoding keratin, type I microfibrillar 48 kDa, component 8C-1-like, translating into MSYNFCLPNLSFRSSCSSRPCVPSSCCGTTLPGACNIPANVGSCNWFCEGSFNGNEKETMQFLNDRLASYLEKVRQLERENAELESRILERSQQQEPLVCPNYQSYFRTIEELQQKILANKAENARLVVQIDNAKLAADDFRTKYQTELGLRQLVESDINGLRRILDELTLCKSDLEAQVESLKEELICLKQNHEQEVNTLRSQLGDRLNVEVDAAPTVDLNRVLNETRAQYEALVETNRRDVEEWYIRQTEELNKQVVSSSEQLQSYQAEIIELRRTVNALEVELQAQHNLRDSLENTLTETEARYSCQLSQVQSLIVNVESQLAEIRSDLERQNQEYQVLLDVRARLESEINTYRGLLDSEDTKLPCNPCATTNASSVGSYVTNPCTPCGPRSRFGPCNTSGC; encoded by the exons ATGTCTTACAACTTCTGCCTGCCCAACCTGAGCTTCCGCTCCAGCTGCTCCTCCAGGCCCTGTGTGCCCTCCAGCTGCTGTGGCACCACCCTGCCCGGGGCCTGCAACATCCCCGCCAATGTGGGCAGCTGCAACTGGTTCTGCGAGGGCTCCTTCAATGGCAACGAGAAGGAGACCATGCAGTTCCTGAACGACCGGCTGGCCAGCTACCTGGAGAAGGTGCGGCAGCTGGAGCGGGAGAACGCGGAGCTGGAGAGCCGCATCCTGGAGCGCAGCCAGCAGCAGGAGCCCCTCGTGTGCCCCAACTACCAGTCCTACTTCCGGACCATTGAGGAGCTCCAGCAGAAG ATCCTGGCCAACAAGGCAGAGAATGCTAGGCTGGTGGTGCAGATCGACAATGCCAAGCTGGCTGCAGATGACTTCAGGACCAA GTACCAGACGGAGCTGGGCTTGAGGCAGCTGGTGGAGTCGGACATCAATGGCCTGCGTAGGATCCTGGATGAGCTGACCCTGTGCAAGTCCGACCTGGAGGCCCAGGTGGAGTCCCTGAAGGAGGAGCTGATCTGCCTCAAGCAGAACCATGAGCAG GAAGTCAACACCCTGCGGAGCCAGCTGGGAGACCGCCTCAATGTGGAGGTGGACGCCGCCCCCACTGTGGACCTCAACCGTGTGCTCAATGAGACCAGGGCTCAGTACGAGGCCTTGGTGGAGACCAACCGCAGGGATGTGGAGGAATGGTACATCAGGCAG ACTGAGGAGCTGAACAAGCAGGTGGTGTCCAGCTCAGAGCAGCTGCAGTCCTACCAGGCAGAGATCATTGAGCTGAGACGCACGGTCAATGCCCTGGAGGTGGAGCTTCAGGCCCAGCACAACCTG AGAGACTCCCTGGAGAACACCCTGACGGAGACGGAGGCCCGCTACAGCTGCCAGCTGTCCCAGGTGCAGAGCCTGATCGTCAACGTGGAGTCACAGCTGGCGGAGATCAGGAGTGACCTGGAGCGGCAGAACCAGGAGTACCAGGTGCTGCTGGATGTGCGGGCTCGGTTGGAGAGTGAGATCAACACGTATCGGGGGCTGCTGGACAGCGAGGACACCAA GCTGCCCTGCAACCCCTGTGCCACGACCAACGCGTCATCAGTCGGGTCCTATGTCACCAATCCCTGCACCCCCTGTGGCCCACGCTCCCGCTTTGGGCCCTGCAACACCTCTGGATGTTAG